Part of the Burkholderia humptydooensis genome, GGGCGTCGAGGCGGGGCGCGCGGCCTATCTCGCGGGGCCGATGGATGCGCGCGAGAGCGCGCACGCGAGCACGCCCGTCGTCGGCATGCCGTTCTGGCACCAGGACGGGAGCCACGCATGAGCGCCGCGCTGCCCGACGCGTTCTGGCCTCCCGCCGACGAGCTCACCGAAGCCGCCGAGCGGATTCGCGCGACGCTCGGCGTGTGGCCGCGGCCCGATGCGCGCACGCGAATCTGTCTCGCGCCGCCCGAGCATCCGCGTGCGGGCGACCTGTGGGTCGCGACCGCGGGCGAGGCCGGCGCGCACGCTGCGCACCTCGCGCGGCTGACCGCGGCGGGTGCGCAGGCGATCGTCATCGACGACGTGTCGGCGACGCTCCACACGGGCGCGGCGCGCCATGCGCTCGCCTCGCGCGCGCCGCTCGCCGACGACTGGATCGCGGCGCTCGCCGCCTTTCTCGATTGCGGCTTCGCCGCGCCCGACGCGCTCGTGCTCGCGCTCGCGTGGCGCGACGGCGACGAGGCGCGCGGCGACGATCCGTGGCCCGTCGAGCCGGCGCGCTTTCCGCGCGTGCTCGGCGTGCCCGCCGCGCCCGAGCCTGCGTTTGCGCCGTGCCCGCAGCGGCTCGGCCTGTATCCGGTGCTGCCGAGCGCCGAATGGGTCGAGCGCGTGCTCGACTGCGGCGTGCGGACCGCGCAGTTGCGCGTGAAGGACGCGTCGCCCGACGCGCTGCGCGCGGAGGTCGCGCGGGCCGTCGCCGCGGGCCGCCGCCATCCGGACGCGCGCGTGTTCATCAACGATCACTGGCGGCTCGCGCTCGACGCGGGCGCGTACGGCATCCACCTCGGCCAGGAGGATCTGGAGACCGCCGACCTTTGCGCGATCGCGCAGGCGGGCGTGCGGCTCGGCCTGTCGAGCCACGGCTACTACGAAATGCTCGTCGCGCTGCAATTGAAGCCGAGCTACCTCGCGCTCGGCCCGGTGTTCGCGACCGCGACGAAAGCGGTTGCCGCACCGCCGCAGGGCCTCGCGCGGCTCGCGCGCTACGCGCGCTTCGCGGGTCCGCAGGCGCCGCTCGTCGCGATCGGCGGAATCGCCGTGGACACGCTCGGCGCGGTGCTGGCGGCGGGCGTCGGCAGCGCCGCCGTCGTCAGTGCGATCACGGGCGCGGACGATTATCGGGCGGAGATTATTGCAATGCAGCAAAATTTCGCATGATAATTTGACAATCTCTGACTGGAGCGCGTGAGCGGCCTTGACGACATCATTCCGATGCAGGCCCTATAATTCGGCGTTCTGCGTATAAGGATTGTCAGCTCCGTGAGCTCCTCCTCCGAGTCCCTGCTAGAGCTTCGCGACGTCGATTTCGGCTACGGCGAGCGTCTCGTCCTGTCGAACCTGAACATGCGCTTCGCGCGCGGCCGGGTGGTCGCGGTGATGGGCGGTTCCGGCTGCGGCAAGACCACCGTGCTGCGCCTGATCGGCGGGCTCGTGCGCGCGCGCCGCGGCCAGGTGCTGTTCGACGGCGCCGACATCGGCGCGCAGACGCGCGACGGGCTGTACGCGCTGCGCCGCAAGATGGGCATGCTGTTCCAGTTCGGCGCGCTCTTCACCGACATGTCGGTGTTCGACAACGTCGCGTTCGCGCTGCGCGAGCATACCGACCTGCCCGAAGAGCTGATCCGCGATCTCGTGCTGATGAAGCTCAACGCGGTCGGCCTGCGCGGCGCGCGCGACCTGATGCCGTCCGAGGTGTCGGGCGGGATGGCGCGGCGCATCGCGCTCGCGCGCGCGATCGCGCTCGACCCGCAGCTCATCATGTACGACGAGCCGTTCGCGGGCCTCGACCCGATTTCGCTCGGCATCACCGCAAACCTGATCCGCACGCTGAACCACGCGCTCGGCGCGACGTCGATTCTCGTCACGCACGACGTGCCGGAATCGTTCGCGATCGCGGATTACGTGTACTTCCTGGCGAACGGCGGCGTGCTGGCCGAGGGCACGCCCGACGCGCTGCGCGCGTCGACCGATCCGAGCGTGCGCCAGTTCATCGACGGCGCGCCGGACGGCCCGTTCAAATTTCACTACATGAGCCAGCCGCTCGCGGCGGACTTCGGACTTGGCGGAGGGCGCAGATGATCAGCGCGATCGGGCGTTTCGTGATCGGCGGACTCGGGCGCACGGGCTATGCGACCCGGATGTTCTTGCGCGTCGTGCTCGAATTCTTTTCGCTGTTGCGGCGGCCACGGCTCGTCACGAAGCAGATCCACTTCCTCGGCAATTATTCGTTCGTGATCATCGCCGTGTCGGGCCTGTTCGTCGGCTTCGTGCTCGGCCTGCAGGGCTACTACACGCTGAACCGCTACGGCTCCGAGCAGGCGTTGGGCCTGCTCGTCGCGCTGTCGCTCGTGCGCGAGCTCGGCCCCGTCGTGTCGGCGCTGCTGTTCGCGGGCCGCGCGGGCACGTCGCTCACAGCCGAGATCGGACTGATGAAGGCGGGCGAGCAACTGACCGCGCTCGAGATGATGGCTGTCGATCCGCTGAAGAACGTGATCGCGCCGCGGATGTGGGCGGGCGTCATCGCGATGCCGCTGCTCGCGGCGATCTTCAGCGCGGTGGGCGTGCTCGGCGGCTACATCGTCGGCGTGCTGCTGATCGGCGTCGATCCCGGCGCGTTCTGGTCGCAGATGCAAGGCGGCGTCGAAGTGTGGGCCGACGTCGGCAACGGCGTGCTCAAGAGCGTCGTGTTCGGCTTCGCCGTCACGTTTATCGCGCTGTTTCAGGGTTACGAAGCGAAGCCGACGCCCGAGGGCGTGTCGCACGCGACGACCAAGACTGTCGTGTACGCGTCGCTTGCCGTACTCGGCCTCGATTTCCTGCTGACCGCGTTGATGTTCAGCTAAGCCTTTTCTGGGATGACGATGAAAAAGATTGCTCTCGACTTCTGGGTCGGCCTCTTCGTGGTGCTGGGCTTTCTC contains:
- a CDS encoding ABC transporter ATP-binding protein, giving the protein MSSSSESLLELRDVDFGYGERLVLSNLNMRFARGRVVAVMGGSGCGKTTVLRLIGGLVRARRGQVLFDGADIGAQTRDGLYALRRKMGMLFQFGALFTDMSVFDNVAFALREHTDLPEELIRDLVLMKLNAVGLRGARDLMPSEVSGGMARRIALARAIALDPQLIMYDEPFAGLDPISLGITANLIRTLNHALGATSILVTHDVPESFAIADYVYFLANGGVLAEGTPDALRASTDPSVRQFIDGAPDGPFKFHYMSQPLAADFGLGGGRR
- the thiE gene encoding thiamine phosphate synthase — protein: MSAALPDAFWPPADELTEAAERIRATLGVWPRPDARTRICLAPPEHPRAGDLWVATAGEAGAHAAHLARLTAAGAQAIVIDDVSATLHTGAARHALASRAPLADDWIAALAAFLDCGFAAPDALVLALAWRDGDEARGDDPWPVEPARFPRVLGVPAAPEPAFAPCPQRLGLYPVLPSAEWVERVLDCGVRTAQLRVKDASPDALRAEVARAVAAGRRHPDARVFINDHWRLALDAGAYGIHLGQEDLETADLCAIAQAGVRLGLSSHGYYEMLVALQLKPSYLALGPVFATATKAVAAPPQGLARLARYARFAGPQAPLVAIGGIAVDTLGAVLAAGVGSAAVVSAITGADDYRAEIIAMQQNFA
- the mlaE gene encoding lipid asymmetry maintenance ABC transporter permease subunit MlaE, whose product is MISAIGRFVIGGLGRTGYATRMFLRVVLEFFSLLRRPRLVTKQIHFLGNYSFVIIAVSGLFVGFVLGLQGYYTLNRYGSEQALGLLVALSLVRELGPVVSALLFAGRAGTSLTAEIGLMKAGEQLTALEMMAVDPLKNVIAPRMWAGVIAMPLLAAIFSAVGVLGGYIVGVLLIGVDPGAFWSQMQGGVEVWADVGNGVLKSVVFGFAVTFIALFQGYEAKPTPEGVSHATTKTVVYASLAVLGLDFLLTALMFS